Within the Eucalyptus grandis isolate ANBG69807.140 chromosome 1, ASM1654582v1, whole genome shotgun sequence genome, the region tgaACAATTCATgtgggttttatcaagaataggtcttaaaaaaagactctatttataatatagcaagcaagttgaaataaacaaaatttcaaaatcgtgaagaaattttactttcaattaaaaaagtgttctagccatttcttgaagagatctattcttttctttccacaactccattttgctcgagtatactagagaggagaacatgtgattaacaccgcATTTATCACgtaatctcgtaaaatcttgattttcaaattcacttccatgatctcgtcttatactagaaatagcacatcctttttcattttgaactttttagcaaacttttcaaagtacgaaaaggtttcgatttgtttgctagaaaaaatatacctgtgtaaaacgagagtaatcatctacaattactagacaatatttacCCAATGcctgggttcttgttggtccgaagagatccatatgaagcaactgtattacatgattagtagatacatgatttatttgtttaaatgaattttttaccCGCTTCCTGCAATGCATGGAGTACATGTCGACTTTGTACGGGTTAAGCGCTTAGGTAGACCTCAACAAGCcgtttgaagagattttggctaattgcttcttgttgatatggccaagctttctatgccatagaattgctttcatcttgaattgaaattaagcattgttcttcatttggctttacatcagggaggtagatgtttccatgccttcgacccaggAAAGATCGAGCCGAattcttttgctaatttaacaaatgccttcttgaaagaagatcttgtaatccgcatcacacaattggctaatgctgagtagattgtagttgagtccttccactagagagacattgcttatcagagatttccaattttcgcactccgaatcccacaatacttcctttgctatttcctccgaatgaaacttttccaccattcactttaataagctttatgaaacactcgagtctcctctcgtcatgtgtcttgagcatccgctcgtcaagataccactttaccttcttttttgacAGACTCCGCattcaaaaaagagtctcaagttttctcttttggtgtacccaaattttcttgggtcctttcatgttagtaggataagcattattaggccatactttcatgtgcttccaaaccataggacactctttttcaaaatgatcccgaccgttacacttagaacaccttaaagcatttcgacctacagtttacaaagactttttttgaaatgatttttataagcctctctcgatggtcttttcttaattctttctttttactttggaaaatcaatcaaagggattgtttcttttcacatacctagacccgacttattaaagtaaggtctttggattgaaagaactttttcaagtttttcggaccctattgaaaatttctttgaaatatttgataaatcagtttttaagaaagcattttcttttgaaagattgtcttctactcttttaagagtagaaacattcaagtctaaattttaccttttcttctaaaatgatttccttttgttttaaaactgagttttcttttaagttcgaaatccttttaagagaagtcttaagactaaaacataactcattaatatatttagagactttgacaaagggattttataattgctttacctcaaattcaccgtctcGAGTCCGATCtgcagtccgagtccgattgcgccattagacacaaagctggcatattcctcatcactctcttcacactcgtacgCTTCCGTGCTTCtcgctttaagagcttttcgaaatttctcgcctttcctcttttcttttcgtaaGAGGACAAATAATCCGATGTGTCCTTCTTTTACATTCAAGCAAACTACTTACTTGTTTGGTTCTCATCACACCGTACTTGGTCTCATTGTCtccgagaactttgtttcttggGATAAACctttctgccttttctattcaagccaatcttcttatcatgagggcgagctcctcatcattcatatcatcttctaATCTGcatcatcgtaatcatcatttgatttcaagGCAATAGATTTCTTTACCTCTTGATCTTCTGCCTTCATTAATTGCTCCACTGCaagaccgaagagttccaatcagcccgtctacagataatggcatgattctttgcgtctctcttattgagttctttatatgattccaacttggagagtccacgtagaagcttgttcaccttcatgggatcaaattttgtccttggttctcaagaccattgacaatatctgaaaacgactaaacatgtcagctatagattctcccggtttcattttgaaggattcatattgactaAGAAGAATGCACCGGGTCTCCTTCACTGACCGTCTTTCCATGTGTGATATGTAACCCGGTCCAGCACTTCttttgtgacacaagaagatattccaTATATTCtgggtgacaaagcacaatataaagaataaattgcttagCATCgttgcttgtctcttgtttatttcttctgagacattccgctggtttcaccCGCTTTTCCTCTTTCGTTGTTTGATGagcagcaatagtgattcctttttccactacgtcccattccaggatcctttgatcgtagggaaagctttcatcttgttcttccgcatgttgtaatcctttccatcaagtAGGGAGGTCTCGGCATTGCTTTTGCCCCCTCCATCGCCCCCTgtgtgctagcatactagccatggatcttttactcaagtaaacacttcaaacaaagtaagaaacacgtgctcgataccaattgagatagctagtacgagtacctagaggggggtgaataggtatacacaaaaatttctcatgtttgcacgatacttaaacaattagtTTCGGGTTGCCGTCGCGCGTCGTCATCGTCGTTCGTTgcaccacctctctctctctctctctctctctctctctctctctgcgcgcgCGGCCATTCTATCCGAAGATCGAAGTTGCTTGAAAACAACATGCAAAGGCAGGCGCGCACGGCTGCATGGATGCATGTATTTGACCTTTCCATCTGAGATTTCGACAgatttcaataattttcaataatcCCCCCTTACCCCcactttcttttccctcttttcttttttgattcaaAGGGCCAGCGGGGCCGCCAACCACTAGCCGATGGTTGGCGACCCCTGGGTGAGGTTGCGGCCCGTGCCCAAGGACGACATGGGTGGCCAGTCCTTTGTTAGtccaaaccaaaaaagaaataggaaaataatagagaaaagaaaggaaaaatataaaaaaacaaaatcgaaAACTTGATtagatggacttaattgataaaatttaaaatagtttatgacaaaattaaaaagttataactgaattgatagatgtgCAACGTGTTCAggctttttggataattttccctagaGAGAGATTTCATGGGATTTTTGTTTGAGAGCAATGAAATCATTGAGTGTAAAAAGCCTAAAAGAAATTGGTCGATCTGAGTTTGGGAGGAGGAAATTATGTTGGAAAGTATGGCctttgaagttgatgcaatgagAGCTATAATAGGGTCCACTAAGTCCATACAATTTAACACCTGATCTCGACTCAATTTGGTTATGCACAACTGGATGTTCAAATTCGATTGAGCATTCAACTCGTGCCCCACTTTAGTCAACAATAGATAAGGGCGAGTTCCACTCAAATGATGAAGTTTAACAATCTTATGGGGCTTGAAAGTTGCTCCATGAGCTTTTACTCGGCCGGTTTTCAACACCCCTGCCCTAAGATTATCCACACCACAAAAAAACACATTGCACTAGACCAGACTCGACTAGCAAGCGAAGATCTTAGTCTGAGCTTGAACTTAATCATTAAGCCCTAATTGGCAACAGTGTACTTATGAAATTTCACGTACTTGGCGAAGCTCACGACTAAGCAAGTCAAATGTAAGCTTTTTCAACCTCAAACTCGACTCACACAGAAGTACTCTAGCTACTTGAAACCGACTTGAACTCGAGGATAATCAAGTCGAGCCGGACTAGCGTGCAAACCAAGCTCAAGTAGCTCTTCCATAGCAGCTTGAATCACTTATTTCCCAACCTTACATCATCCTCCACCCTTGTCGTGAATCCAATCATATAAACCCGCGCGTCGATCGACTCTAGCTTCACGACAAACAAGAATGTGCAGTCTGAAAAGGATATAAGGGAGCGACATGCAAAAAGCGTCATGAGGAAGACAAGGCGCGGATTATATATCGATCTCCGCGTCGGATAAATCTGTCTCGGCATGGTTATTTAACTATTACCTGTGCCACTAGCCAAACACCCAGTGATCTGCTTCACCGAGTCCTATAAATAGGGCAGGTCGCGTCTCATTGCATTATCGGTCTCCTACATCACTCCTTGCATCTCTCTGTCGAACAACCTCGAAGCTTTTCAGAGACCATCATGTTTTGCTCAACTGCAGCGACGACAACAATGTCGAGAGTACTGCTGTTCCTGGTCGTGTTCTGGGCTCTTTTTGCGGGCTTTGATGGTCGTATTCTTCATGCAGCATTACCAGCTACGTCAGGGAACGAGATGAACAGTGGTCATCGCCCCACCTTTCATGCTGCGGATGGTGGTCACGAGCTTTATGTCAGCACGAGGATACCGGTCCTCCTTGATAGGGCTGCACCCGAAGGACTTGGTCAAGCTGCACCCGGAGGACCTAATGCACACCACAACTGACAATAGCCATCAGTCTTGCATGGCCTTGTTTGACCCTTGGGAAGATCCATCTATTGCATGCATCCATTAAAGTAGTTGATTATAATAAGTGTTTTGTGTGGTGACGATGACTTATATGTCAACGGATTTGATCTCTTCAGTTCAGTCGTGGAGGAGGCGTGGAGTCCAAATCCATTTATGAAATGGACgcttaagatttttttgagCAATTTGAGTGTATGCATATCCAATTTCTAATAACATTAATGAGAACTACTTTTCATCAATTCTAGGTGAATGCAAAAAGCCCTCATGTAAAATGTGCGGTCTATTAGGAATGATCAAGAGTTTACACACGAATTGATTGTTCGTGATATTATCGATGTTCATGATCTTAAGTAATCTTTATTCATAAGATGTGATCTATATCAATAGTTACGCATCGAAATACATGTGTTTAATTCTACCAACCACAAGAAGTTATTATAGAGACCTAGCAATATTTTTCCCACGTTTGCGATCACCTATTATGCTTCACCATCTATTATGCGCTAACCAAcaagttcattttcttttccgaATAAAAGCCTTGTAATAATCTTTTTATAACTAAATGTAACTCACAATCCCACCCAAATTGGCCATGGCATGGGCTCAGACCACCAGACCCATGATCTAGTCTAATTCTCaaacaaaaggagttgaaatTAATTGGTTTGTCAATCATCTATCAGTCTAAAAATCCTGTATATAATCTTTTTATTGCACCAACAATATGATGCTGGAATATTTTCCAAAGCCTAAGGCATTTGGAGAACCCTCTCTTCTATcaacaatcaagaaaattatATGGTTGTGATATGGGTGAGAGCTGTTTTGAGTGATTATCAATAATAATCACTCAAAATAACTCTTCTATCAACAACCAAGAACACAGGACTGCGGTATTGAAGAAGCTCATCATCAAGACTTATAGGAAAACTACAAGCCAAGGATATAGTGTTTTTTTGGCTCACCACCGAGGAAGAATCCACCTTCTAAGGATACAAAAACTAGGAGTAATCAATTCTCTAAAAAGATTCGCTCACacaaagaaaatctcaaatattcaTATATTCAAAATTCACCATCTTGCATTtaagagttttccttttttatataaagggattattacataggaaatagactgaaaattgaagaaaagaaactaCCTAATTAATTTAGGACATTGGAACtagaaaaacataataaaatcctaataattataaaatgcaTTAAAACACCCAAAGACTTGAACTTTTGACGCTTGAAACCTACAACACATTTATAACTTTACTAATGTAGACAAGATGCAAAGTAATTAAAATCGATGTTAAATTCGTTCGTCTCTTTGGGCATTCCAATAGACATCTTCAAAGAATGCCAAACAACATAGAAATTATCTAGAATAACCTTTGATTGTTAGATAGTCTATTAATAGTCTCGGATTGACAACAAACTTGTATATTGATGTCTTGGTAGCTAATCAACAACCATGAAATTGGCAACTTGTCCATTGAATAGACAACTTTTCCGAATAATCAACATCTTTTACTTGAATCGATTGACGAAGCCCAATGCTCCCACATCAAGAATTCTCGCTAATACTTGTGCATATTGTTATTATTAGTGATGAGATATTGACAAGCGTCCTAGTattatttaccaactttttataAATAGCCTACTAGCATTTTATTTACCACAAGCAATGAAAATTTAATACATGTGAAAATCTATTAAATCTCCGAGACCTTTATTGCCAGGACATTTTCAATATGCTACTATTGTTTACAACGATGACTAAGGGCTTCATCAATAACGTATTGAAGAAGTTCCTAATAGGAAGGGACGCGATCATCCgtttaaatagatttttctagaCATTCATGGTCGGTTTGTTTCACgagaaaatatcatgtttttgAAAACATTTCATGGAAgtcattttcaggaaaatagttttattatttttatggaaGTCATTTTTTCTAGACATTCatggaattttattatttttaattgaccaaaaaatagttttatttttttaaatacaaaaaaataaatttttaattatttgtatttttaaaaatctaaatttttttcctttttcttttccttcctcctccttccttcgccGGCTCCCTTTGCCAGCGATTCTCAATCCACGACGATCGGGCGGCTTGCGACGGCGGCGACATTAACACGGTGGCGAAGACTTCCTCACATTGATCGGTGGCAGTCATCACGCAGGcgcttttccttttcccccaaTCGCCATCTCCTTCCCTCCCTTTCTTCCTCCGTCCCTTTGTCCGACCTCGGGGGTTGACTTGGGGGATTAGCAATCGAGTCCATCGGCAAGACGGCCGCCTGCCGACGGGGAGTCGGTCGGTTTCCGCGTCACGGTGGTTGATCCTCTCGTCTTCTATAGCCGCAcctaccctctctctctccctccctcctctccgcGTCGGAGCTCACGGTCGGCGGGCTCTCCTGGATCTGGAGCTCGAGCTCCGctgccaaatccggcgagctcgggtgaggcCGGAGCTCAGCTTTGCCAGATCGGGCTAGGCAGAGCCTCGCCGACCtagggcgaggcttgagctaGCTTGCGGTCGTGGCCGGTCACTCGCCGGCTCGCGGCCGGTTGTTGACTGCCGTCATGGCCGGCGATCGACCAAggctaaggaaaaaaaagatgaaaaggaaagaaaagaaagaaaaaataaaaaataaaaagaaagtataaaaataaaacaaaaatgtgttaatgaaaagaataagaagttatggaaaatgtaacattttcctcatctttgaaggttgtttttcccaatgatggaaaacattttccttgagtaGTTTATTTTCCGTGCAACGAACATCGGAAAATCCGAAAAAACGTTTTcttagaagtcattttccgtgaaacgaacggacccttacTGCAACAATTATCAAAGGTGAATGGCCATTATGAACATGGAGACTAAAAAGCATAGTGAAACATTGAAAAACTTACCAAGTAATATTGTCAAAATAGTGCAACCCATGTGCATCCCATTACTGATGCACACGTGAGAATACTTCAATAACTCGTTCAAATATTGACCGTTTGGCTAATTAATGATGATCGCTCACCACaagaaccgaaccaaacggaaccgaaccgaaccgaacggAATGGAACCGAACTAAACTGAACTAAACCATACCGTACCAACCTATTGAAAAAGTTTCCTTACTGGAACCACCAAACAATTAATTAGCCGATTGCCTATTGAAAATGTTACcgattgattaattaattaagtgtcTGCCGATTACTATTTTAGCGAAAATGAAGCTTTGACGAAAGGAAGAAGATCATTTTCCTTAGTTTTAGAAAGGTATTTTCCGTTgatcggaaaatattttctctgttCACTCATTTTCTATGCCGGAAATTATCTGATGGTACATATTTCCTGCGAAACAAAGCTTCGCTATACATTTGAAAACTCACTAAAACCTTAGTTACGTGCAACAACTACAAGTCCTTCGTGGGCTCACACCAAACGTGGGCTAAAACTCGGCCCGGCCCGACCTCCCGCGGTCCCGCTGGGGGCCTCCTTACGTCGAGCGTCCACGGCCGACCGACTTACCAGCGCGTGAGATGCACGTCGTGTCCCCCCGCTCAACCCAGCAGACACGCACGCATCCGTCGAGCGCATCCACCACGCGCCCTTCGTCTCCGGCCGCGACAGTGACTCTCTCCGAATCCCGCCCCTCCTGCACCCCACGCGCAGCAGGGCCCTCCTGCTATTGGACGCGTGGGCTCCACGCCCTGCGCACGCGCGCTGACTCGACGCCCGCCCTCCCCCGGCCCCTCGGTCAGGAGCGCGTTGATGCCGGACGCGCTCGAGCGTACCCCCAGACGCGGGTTTGACTCGATTGCGGTGCACGGACGCACGGGCACCGTCCACCTGTAAGATAAGGATAGAGATTGGCgagtctagagagagaaagtgctCTGCCCCCCGAACtagcgagagaaagagagagagagagaaactcgaAAGATCCTCtccgctagagagagagagagagagagagagcgagcgagtCGAAGATCCGATCGAAGCTGAAGGGAGGCGGCGATTCCGCAGCCCTAATTCCGGTCGCGGGCGTGGTGTTCTTCCGGTAAGCCCTAATCACCTCTGTTCCTTCGAGCCGCGAGCCGCGAGCGGCGGGGTTGAACCCTAGTTGTCCGTGGGGAATTCGCCGATCTGTTGCCGCGGGGGGAGGTTTCGCCGGCGGGATTAGGGTTTTTGGGGGTTGCTTTTCCCCCGGCCGGAATGTCCTGAGCCGGAACCGATCTGGGGGATCTCGTGTCTGCCTCGGCCGTATTTTCGCGAGGGTTTATTTAGTTAGATTAGGGTTTCTGGAGTTTCATGTATGGCTTCGGGGCCTATTGTTGGAGGTGATGACGGAGCGAGGGAGAAGCAGAGGTTTGGGGAGAGCAAGGTCTACACGAGGAAATCATTCAAGGGTTTGAAAAAAGACGCCGCCGCTGCAAACAATACCAATACCGAGCCCGACGCCAACGCGAAGGCCACCGCGGACGCCAACGCGAACGCGGACGCCGCTGCGGACGCCGCAGACGCCCCTGCCGTGAACCCAGGCAATGATATTGAGAACCACGACGATGGAAACGGCGCAAAGCAAGTTCCTTCCCAAACTATTGCTTCTGAGGATGACAACTCCGCGCAGCAACTGCCTAGTTCCCACGTAGATGTGGCCTCGGAAGATTCTGGTGCCAACCGGCAAGAACCTGTGGCTGCCGCACCGAGTTCCCACGTAGATGTGGCCTCGGAAGATTCTGGTGCCAACCGGCAAGAACCTGCGGCTGTGGCACCGAGTTCCCACGTAGATGTGGCCTCGGAAGATTCTGGTGCGGACCGGCAAGAACCTGCGGCTGCGGTGCCAAGTCCCCAGGAACTTCCTTCTGGGAATGGTTCCATGGTGACGACGGGTCTCGATGGTAAAGTTAAGATTAATTTATCTTCTCGGTCGAAGCAAGAAATTCGCGATCTACGTAGGAAGCTTCAGAGCGAGCTTCTTACCGTGAGGAACTTGGTGAAGAAGATTGAGGACAAAGAGGGACAGCGTATCGGTTTCGGTCACTCGCGTCAGTTGGCGAATGATGCGGTTGATAATGGTCCAAGAATGGTTCACTCCGAGGTGGGCTCTGTTGGTGTTACTCCTCGTGAGAATCGGGCTTTGAATCAGCTGAGCATATCTGTTTTCGAGAATAGTCAGGGGATGACCGATAGtttggagaaggagaagaggacaCCAAAAGCTAACCAGTTCTATAGGAATTCTGAGTTCTTGCTTGCAAAGGATAAGTTTCCACCTGCTGAGAGCAACAAGAAGTCAAAAACAAATGGGAAGAAGAAAGGTGGGGAGGTAAGAAGTGGGTTGGGGATGGGAACTAAGTTCTTCAAAAGTTGCAGCTCTTTACTGGACAAATTGATGAAACATGAATATGGATGGGTGTTTAACACTCCGGTTGATGTAAAGGGCCTCGGTTTGCATGATTACTATAGCATCATAAAGCATCCAATGGACTTGGGCAGTGTGAAGACAAGGCTGAACCGGAACTGGTATAAGTCACCGAAAGAATTTGCAGAGGATGTCAGACTTACGTTCCGTAATGCCATGACATATAACCCTGAAGGGCAAGATGTTCATGTCATGGCTGAGATTCTGTACAAGATATTTGAGGATAGATGGGCCATTATAGAGTCAGATTATAATCGTGAAATGCGGTTTGCGTTAGACTACGACATGGGTCTTCCTACACCTACCTCAAGAAAGGCATTCCCTCGCCCCCCTCCCCTAGATATGAGAAGGGTGTTAGATAGGTCTGAATCTATGACACATCCTTCTGATATGAGGACGAAACCATTTAGTGTTACTCCTTCTGGTCGGACACCTGCACCTAAAAAGCCCAAGGCAAAGGATCCTCATAAAAGGGATATGACTTATGATGAGAAGCAGAAACTTAGTACAAATCTCCAGAATTTGCCTTCTGACAAGCTGGATAACATAGTGCAGATcatcaagaagagaaattcGTCTCTTTTTCAACACGATGATGAAATCGAGGTGGACATTGACAGTGTTGACACTGAGACTTTGTGGGAGCTTGATAGGTTTGTCACAAACTATAAGAAGAGTTTAAgcaagaataaaaggaaagctGAACTTGCCATGCAGGCCAGGGCAGAAGCACAGCAGAATGTTCCTGATAGGGTATgtgacccctctctctctctctctctctctctctctctctcgttcttttcTTACTCACTCATTGGCTGGGTCATTTCAGGGTCAGGCCACTGTTGTGGTAGAGGCACCAAAAGAAACTGACACAGGTATTGTTTAGGATAGTAGCATTAATTACTGTTAATTTGTTAAATCATGTTAAGATGCAAATATCTATTGTTTGCAGGTCAGAAGAACATTACGTCCTCGCTGCCTGTTCAATCAGAAGGACACGGACCTAATTCAAGTAGGTCAAGCAGTTCAAACTCCTCTAGCAGTGACTCTGGTTCATCCTCAAGTGGTAATGACAATGTTTGACTTGAATTGCTGCAAAGAACTCACTTGCTTCCAAATATCAAGGATAGTTCCTGTAATATGTTATTGATGTTAAGTTGTTCTGTCTGTTTTTCAGATTCAGATAGTGACAGTTCCTCAGCTTCAGGATCTGAAGCAGGGCATTCACCAAGGACCTGAATATGTTTGTTCAGGTATCAAATTTGACTTCCAGAATTGAAGTGGTGGCATTACTTGtttgtttctctctttgttCATCTTTATTTGGTGAAATGATATCTTATGCATTGTGTAGTGTAGTGTATATACGTTTCTGTGGGACCTTTTTTTCATACTGCATTTCATTTTGCAGCAGAAATCTCGTTAATTCCTATGATATAACATGTCTGCCAACAGGATAGTAGGCGCCCCTGATAACTAGCGGACCATCTAACATGCCTTCCTGTGTATGCTCTGCCACATCTAGTTGCATAA harbors:
- the LOC104441187 gene encoding transcription factor GTE4, coding for MASGPIVGGDDGAREKQRFGESKVYTRKSFKGLKKDAAAANNTNTEPDANAKATADANANADAAADAADAPAVNPGNDIENHDDGNGAKQVPSQTIASEDDNSAQQLPSSHVDVASEDSGANRQEPVAAAPSSHVDVASEDSGANRQEPAAVAPSSHVDVASEDSGADRQEPAAAVPSPQELPSGNGSMVTTGLDGKVKINLSSRSKQEIRDLRRKLQSELLTVRNLVKKIEDKEGQRIGFGHSRQLANDAVDNGPRMVHSEVGSVGVTPRENRALNQLSISVFENSQGMTDSLEKEKRTPKANQFYRNSEFLLAKDKFPPAESNKKSKTNGKKKGGEVRSGLGMGTKFFKSCSSLLDKLMKHEYGWVFNTPVDVKGLGLHDYYSIIKHPMDLGSVKTRLNRNWYKSPKEFAEDVRLTFRNAMTYNPEGQDVHVMAEILYKIFEDRWAIIESDYNREMRFALDYDMGLPTPTSRKAFPRPPPLDMRRVLDRSESMTHPSDMRTKPFSVTPSGRTPAPKKPKAKDPHKRDMTYDEKQKLSTNLQNLPSDKLDNIVQIIKKRNSSLFQHDDEIEVDIDSVDTETLWELDRFVTNYKKSLSKNKRKAELAMQARAEAQQNVPDRGQATVVVEAPKETDTGQKNITSSLPVQSEGHGPNSSRSSSSNSSSSDSGSSSSDSDSDSSSASGSEAGHSPRT